In Acidobacteriota bacterium, a single genomic region encodes these proteins:
- a CDS encoding nucleotidyltransferase family protein, which produces MGQPKQLLPYRGKPLLQSAVDNALGAEFAQVVVAIGGAASEVRASIDFGAAVVVENVRFTAGCSSSILAALDVVDAKAQGIVLLLGDQPDVSTSTMNRFVADADGPLAVSRYADGRGHPLWFGREIFDDLRKLQGDKAVWKLLESGRYPVDEIFVDGVVPGDVDTWDDYRQLLASESNS; this is translated from the coding sequence ATGGGACAGCCTAAACAGTTGCTGCCCTACCGAGGCAAACCCCTGTTGCAATCCGCGGTAGACAACGCGCTCGGCGCAGAGTTCGCTCAGGTTGTCGTCGCCATCGGAGGAGCTGCCTCCGAGGTGCGGGCATCAATTGACTTTGGAGCTGCAGTGGTCGTCGAAAACGTGCGCTTTACGGCGGGATGTTCTTCGTCGATCTTGGCCGCCCTCGACGTGGTTGACGCCAAGGCCCAAGGTATCGTTTTGCTTCTTGGTGACCAGCCAGACGTTTCTACCTCGACGATGAACCGGTTCGTTGCCGATGCCGACGGTCCCCTTGCTGTATCTCGTTATGCCGACGGGCGGGGCCATCCGTTGTGGTTTGGGAGGGAAATCTTTGACGATCTACGCAAGCTCCAAGGCGACAAGGCGGTATGGAAGCTCCTCGAATCTGGTCGCTATCCGGTTGATGAAATTTTCGTTGACGGCGTTGTGCCTGGAGATGTTGACACGTGGGACGACTACCGCCAACTATTGGCCAGTGAGTCAAACTCGTGA